A section of the Acidobacteriota bacterium genome encodes:
- a CDS encoding c-type cytochrome, translated as MNPGFLALLSLFILVGAELTEPESAPQQQSDETKNLKYYPEGTKRSELIPQMRQFSFALGAPCTYCHGTEEQRTSDLRGVDFSLDIKPTKDKARQMLRMVDEINSRLLPQISQRREFDLEVTCFTCHSGLPFPESIEARVMRKIEDENLEAAIDDYRQVRERYYGSAAFNFKEQPLVEVASALHGEGQYEASAKISLLNLEFHPESGQSKFWLAEAYAASGERAKARELYEELLAQHPNDPRLKARIEALGKKDN; from the coding sequence ATGAATCCAGGGTTCCTTGCTCTTCTGTCTCTTTTCATTCTTGTGGGCGCCGAACTCACCGAACCGGAATCCGCTCCCCAGCAGCAGTCGGACGAAACCAAGAACCTCAAATACTACCCCGAGGGCACCAAGCGGTCGGAACTGATCCCGCAAATGCGTCAATTCTCCTTCGCCCTGGGCGCACCCTGCACGTATTGCCACGGGACCGAGGAGCAGAGGACTTCTGATCTGAGGGGAGTCGATTTCTCCCTCGACATCAAGCCCACCAAGGATAAGGCACGCCAGATGCTGCGCATGGTGGACGAGATCAATTCCCGCTTGCTTCCCCAGATTTCTCAGCGAAGAGAGTTCGATCTGGAGGTCACTTGCTTCACCTGCCACTCCGGCCTTCCTTTTCCCGAATCCATCGAGGCGCGGGTGATGCGCAAGATCGAGGATGAAAACCTGGAGGCCGCCATCGACGACTATCGGCAGGTTCGCGAGAGATACTACGGCAGCGCGGCCTTCAACTTCAAAGAGCAGCCGCTGGTGGAGGTGGCCTCCGCGCTGCACGGGGAGGGCCAATACGAGGCGTCAGCTAAGATCAGCCTGCTCAACCTCGAGTTCCACCCCGAGTCGGGTCAGTCGAAATTCTGGCTGGCCGAAGCCTACGCCGCCAGCGGCGAAAGGGCCAAAGCCCGAGAGCTTTACGAGGAACTTCTCGCCCAGCACCCCAACGACCCCCGGCTCAAAGCGCGCATCGAAGCCCTGGGCAAAAAGGACAACTGA
- a CDS encoding response regulator transcription factor — protein sequence MKRILLVEDNRNLAYGLQNNLEIEGYEVEVARNGPQGLQAARTSPPDLIILDLMLPGLDGFRLLRSLREGGSDVPVLILSARGEELDKVRGFRFGADDYVTKPFSVLELLARIEALLRRSGGQTSREENQRPVSFGKIEVDPATREVKRDGELVALAPKEFDLLWELLQRDGAVTSRLELIQRVWGYPDTVLTRTVDTHIGELRRKLEEDPSNPRHILTVRKAGYRLSR from the coding sequence ATGAAAAGAATCCTGCTGGTCGAGGACAACCGAAACCTGGCCTACGGTCTGCAGAACAACCTGGAGATCGAGGGATACGAGGTCGAGGTGGCCCGCAACGGGCCCCAGGGGTTGCAGGCGGCCCGCACCTCTCCTCCCGATCTGATCATCCTTGATCTGATGCTGCCCGGGCTGGACGGCTTCCGCCTTCTGCGCTCCCTGCGCGAGGGGGGAAGCGACGTCCCGGTGCTGATCCTCAGCGCCCGCGGAGAGGAACTGGACAAGGTGCGGGGCTTCCGCTTCGGCGCTGACGATTACGTCACCAAGCCCTTCAGCGTGCTGGAACTGCTAGCCCGCATCGAGGCCCTGCTCAGACGCTCCGGCGGACAGACCTCGAGGGAAGAAAACCAGCGTCCCGTCAGCTTCGGCAAGATCGAGGTCGATCCGGCCACCCGCGAAGTGAAGCGGGACGGCGAGTTGGTGGCCCTGGCCCCCAAAGAGTTCGACCTGCTGTGGGAACTGCTGCAACGCGACGGCGCCGTCACCTCGCGCCTGGAGTTGATCCAACGGGTGTGGGGCTATCCCGACACCGTCCTGACCCGCACCGTCGACACCCACATCGGGGAACTGCGCCGAAAGCTGGAAGAAGACCCCTCCAATCCCCGCCACATCCTGACCGTCCGCAAGGCCGGCTACCGCCTGTCCCGCTAG
- a CDS encoding HAMP domain-containing sensor histidine kinase: MRRLGRHGDGVSRHGFLFVLLLATLVLTGLLAYQALEATFSHRATAESVLNDYTALAAHEFVRRSTTQLGYYGFYPALRPLAASELPDPAQLQEKVPQPLVRTYFRLSSQERIEVRGRDESSFFDSRVITELLRHSQDYDPEWQYALLLLPPEEESALVYRKRAADPDLIAEGFITDSQILGRYFEQALQRGALLPPSLGGGKVDNSLLSISVSGPGGRSLFKTRTTYASSIRAYDQLGDGLRDIGVVVSLNPQAASQLVIGGLPYSRIPILLGLLILSSVLILAALLQLHRERDFSRRQADFIAAVSHELRTPLAQIQMFSETLLLKRVRSESEERRSLEIISQETKRLANLVDNVIQFTRSLRRKTQVTKQPTRILPLLRELRDYFAPLADSSGCQIRIEADSDHRIRVDSDALRLILLNLVDNAVKYGPDGQTVRLGLARQDSKVRIWVEDEGEGIQESERERIWKRFERLPRHRSAAPAGTGIGLSVVRELTEAQGGEVWVEAGRQGGARFVVEFAAPAGDAPAKPQETETEP; this comes from the coding sequence ATGAGACGACTCGGAAGACACGGGGACGGCGTTTCCCGGCACGGTTTCCTCTTCGTCCTGCTGCTGGCCACTCTGGTCCTGACAGGACTGTTGGCCTACCAGGCCCTGGAGGCCACGTTCTCACACCGGGCGACGGCGGAAAGCGTCTTGAACGACTACACGGCTCTGGCCGCTCACGAATTCGTTCGCCGATCCACCACGCAACTGGGCTATTATGGCTTCTATCCCGCTCTCAGACCTTTGGCCGCAAGCGAACTGCCGGACCCCGCTCAGCTACAAGAGAAAGTTCCCCAGCCCCTGGTGCGGACCTACTTCAGGCTGAGTTCCCAGGAGAGAATCGAAGTACGCGGACGCGATGAGTCCTCCTTCTTCGATTCACGGGTGATCACGGAACTCCTGCGCCATTCTCAAGACTACGATCCTGAGTGGCAGTACGCCTTGCTCTTGCTCCCGCCCGAGGAAGAGAGCGCTCTGGTCTACCGAAAACGCGCCGCCGATCCGGACTTGATTGCCGAAGGATTCATTACCGACTCCCAGATCCTGGGCCGCTATTTCGAGCAGGCGTTGCAGCGGGGAGCTCTTCTCCCGCCCTCCCTGGGCGGCGGCAAGGTCGACAACTCGTTGCTCTCGATCTCGGTCAGCGGACCCGGAGGCCGCAGCCTCTTCAAGACCAGGACGACCTATGCCTCCTCCATTCGGGCCTATGACCAACTGGGCGACGGGCTGCGCGATATCGGCGTCGTCGTTTCGCTGAATCCCCAGGCGGCCTCCCAGCTCGTCATCGGCGGCCTGCCCTATTCCCGCATCCCGATCTTGCTGGGGCTGCTGATTCTGTCGTCGGTATTGATCCTGGCGGCCCTGCTTCAATTGCACCGGGAAAGAGACTTCAGCCGCCGCCAAGCGGATTTCATCGCCGCCGTTTCCCACGAGCTGCGGACACCCCTGGCCCAGATACAGATGTTCAGCGAAACCCTGCTGCTCAAGCGGGTGCGTTCGGAAAGCGAAGAAAGGCGTTCTCTGGAGATCATCTCTCAGGAGACCAAGCGCCTGGCCAATCTGGTGGACAACGTCATCCAGTTCACCAGGTCGCTGCGCCGCAAGACCCAGGTGACCAAGCAACCCACCCGGATCCTGCCCCTGCTGAGGGAATTGCGCGATTATTTCGCACCCCTGGCCGATTCCTCGGGCTGCCAGATCCGCATCGAGGCCGATTCAGACCACCGCATTCGCGTCGACTCGGACGCCTTGCGGCTCATCCTCCTCAACCTGGTCGACAACGCCGTCAAATACGGGCCGGACGGCCAGACGGTACGGCTGGGGCTTGCCCGTCAAGACTCCAAGGTGCGCATTTGGGTGGAGGACGAAGGGGAAGGGATTCAGGAGTCGGAAAGAGAACGGATCTGGAAGCGCTTCGAGCGGCTGCCCCGGCACCGAAGCGCCGCGCCGGCCGGGACCGGCATCGGCCTCTCGGTGGTGCGCGAGCTGACCGAGGCCCAGGGGGGAGAGGTTTGGGTGGAAGCGGGCCGACAGGGCGGAGCCCGATTCGTCGTCGAGTTTGCGGCCCCTGCCGGCGACGCGCCGGCCAAGCCCCAAGAAACGGAGACGGAGCCATGA